A part of Candidatus Neptunochlamydia vexilliferae genomic DNA contains:
- the dnaX gene encoding DNA polymerase III subunit gamma/tau has product MSTYQVIAKKFRPKKFSEVFAQEAIVQTLKNAIRMGRTGHAYLFCGTRGTGKTTLARLFAKAINCKNLGPDQEPCNTCPSCTEITSGHSLDVIEIDGASNRGIDDIRSLNETVSYAASSGKYKIYIIDEVHMLTKEAFNALLKTLEEPPAHVIFFFATTEPHKVLPTILSRCQRFDLRRITPEKIAQKLTTITQNLNITVEPGALQLIARHAEGSLRDAESLLDQLLCYEEPPITRDHATKALGLVQNDLFFALDHAVSKYDLAAPFSLTNTLFEAGCNLEYFLESLASHYRTIATIQMGERPPFPEYATSAKLYSKHHVLETLDYLINTLEKGKQTPFKKIHIEVAFLHIIRTSKRIPLESLVERLEKLQKGPAPEPTTPPPQDVTPPEPEPVAKAPEPTPEVVKAPEPEPEPVAKVSEPAAPVEEVPFFPETPPPPQNTPPPPAAKPAAPPATIQEKIKQEQVMRFTSVALNGSLKK; this is encoded by the coding sequence ATGTCGACATATCAAGTCATTGCAAAAAAGTTTCGTCCCAAAAAATTTTCTGAGGTCTTTGCTCAAGAAGCGATTGTCCAAACCCTAAAAAATGCGATCCGGATGGGAAGAACAGGGCATGCCTATCTCTTTTGCGGGACGCGAGGAACGGGAAAAACGACCCTTGCCCGCCTCTTTGCCAAAGCGATCAACTGTAAAAACTTAGGCCCCGACCAAGAACCTTGCAACACCTGCCCCTCCTGTACCGAGATCACCTCGGGTCATTCCCTCGATGTGATCGAGATCGATGGCGCCTCTAACCGGGGGATTGACGACATCCGGAGCCTCAATGAAACGGTTAGCTATGCGGCCTCTAGCGGCAAATATAAAATCTACATCATCGACGAAGTCCACATGCTCACCAAAGAAGCGTTTAACGCCCTTCTTAAAACGCTCGAAGAGCCTCCCGCCCATGTGATCTTCTTTTTTGCCACCACCGAGCCCCATAAAGTCCTTCCCACCATCCTCAGCCGGTGCCAAAGGTTTGATCTTCGCCGGATCACCCCTGAAAAAATCGCACAAAAGCTGACCACCATCACTCAGAACCTCAATATTACCGTCGAGCCAGGCGCCCTCCAGCTCATTGCCCGCCACGCCGAAGGGTCGCTCCGCGATGCCGAGTCACTCCTCGACCAACTCCTCTGCTACGAAGAGCCCCCCATCACCCGAGACCATGCCACCAAAGCCCTTGGCCTTGTCCAAAACGATCTCTTCTTTGCCCTTGACCACGCCGTGAGCAAATATGACCTTGCCGCCCCCTTCTCCCTCACCAATACCCTCTTCGAAGCAGGGTGCAACCTCGAATACTTTCTCGAAAGCCTCGCGAGCCACTACCGGACCATCGCCACCATCCAAATGGGAGAACGGCCCCCCTTCCCCGAATATGCCACCTCCGCCAAACTCTATTCCAAACACCACGTGCTTGAAACCCTCGACTACCTCATCAACACCCTCGAAAAGGGAAAGCAAACCCCCTTTAAAAAGATCCACATCGAAGTGGCCTTCCTTCATATCATCCGCACCTCCAAACGGATCCCCCTCGAGTCCCTTGTCGAACGACTCGAAAAACTCCAAAAAGGGCCCGCGCCCGAGCCTACTACTCCTCCACCCCAAGACGTAACACCGCCAGAACCCGAGCCCGTCGCAAAGGCGCCTGAGCCAACACCCGAAGTGGTAAAAGCTCCTGAACCCGAACCCGAGCCGGTCGCAAAGGTGTCTGAACCCGCAGCCCCTGTCGAAGAGGTCCCTTTCTTTCCAGAAACCCCACCTCCACCTCAAAACACCCCTCCGCCTCCAGCGGCCAAGCCAGCAGCCCCTCCTGCCACTATTCAAGAAAAGATTAAGCAAGAGCAGGTCATGCGCTTTACCTCGGTGGCGCTTAATGGCTCCCTAAAGAAATAA
- a CDS encoding YbaB/EbfC family nucleoid-associated protein, translated as MGSGYSKMKKQAKLFQEQMAKMQEDMQKLEVTGSAGNGLVEITLTGEKEIKKLNIKPECVDHEDVEGLQDLIIVAFNDAAKKIEDNSPQNGLSMSGLPFGL; from the coding sequence ATGGGTAGCGGTTATTCCAAAATGAAGAAGCAAGCCAAGCTTTTCCAAGAGCAAATGGCTAAAATGCAAGAAGATATGCAAAAACTAGAGGTCACCGGCTCTGCAGGGAATGGCCTTGTTGAAATCACCCTCACCGGGGAAAAAGAGATCAAAAAACTCAACATTAAACCTGAATGCGTTGATCATGAGGATGTTGAGGGTCTCCAAGACCTCATTATTGTCGCTTTTAATGATGCTGCCAAGAAGATCGAGGACAATTCTCCTCAGAATGGCCTTTCTATGAGCGGCCTTCCTTTTGGACTCTAA